The following proteins are co-located in the Flammeovirga kamogawensis genome:
- a CDS encoding Pathogenesis-related transcriptional factor and ERF protein: MLYKIKLKNADDHVLLSSTAYDFIEGNEYYKQLKVLENLRLHASGYVFFQKNYPKPNGGYQNITIYLHKLIAEKYVEQQESSKRLFVRIKNGNPLDCREKNLEWATMAELRRNQKHHHNKTGYRGVVKVSKNTYRSVLYSKGERFDLGLFPSAESAAQAYNKKSQELFGKTKSLNKVEEIDETEVITIL, from the coding sequence ATGCTTTATAAGATTAAGCTAAAAAATGCCGATGATCATGTACTATTGTCTAGTACAGCTTATGATTTTATTGAAGGGAATGAGTACTATAAACAACTTAAGGTACTCGAAAATTTACGTCTACATGCAAGTGGTTATGTGTTTTTTCAAAAGAATTATCCTAAACCAAACGGAGGGTATCAAAACATTACAATTTACTTGCATAAATTAATTGCTGAGAAATATGTAGAGCAACAGGAGTCTAGTAAAAGACTTTTTGTTCGCATAAAAAATGGCAACCCATTAGATTGTAGAGAAAAAAATCTAGAATGGGCTACTATGGCTGAGTTACGTAGAAATCAGAAACATCACCATAACAAAACTGGTTATAGAGGTGTAGTAAAAGTGAGTAAGAACACGTATAGATCTGTTCTTTATTCTAAAGGCGAAAGATTTGACCTTGGGCTATTCCCTAGTGCTGAATCTGCAGCTCAAGCATACAATAAAAAATCACAAGAACTTTTTGGTAAAACAAAAAGTCTAAACAAAGTAGAAGAAATTGATGAAACTGAAGTAATTACAATTTTATAA
- a CDS encoding SGNH/GDSL hydrolase family protein has product MTFNKYRSLLAAGAIALLSACTTEVDDFVTAGGSSSDGTPVDYTTYVALGNSLTAGVSDGAWLSSSQVNSYPQLIANSLQEAGLGAKDFKQPLISYSGAQYFGTPIVLTNQGPCFTCTQTVNPTSNIYSEHGGFHNMAVSGMKAIDVNDPTLATGLYGYFVSSAGSTVLKDALSMNPTFFSMWLGANDVLGFANSGGALGPNAITPQADFETAINSVLDSMGNRGAKGAILNVPDITEAALFNTTPNTLEKMLAANNMELTEDFLVLVNGYLASAFDPIIKAQVEVGRPTVTALITPSIPSAAGTINVVAAAVSTAPSIGKDPSVSAELAYTVIFLQLTSGGMTPTDAMTFLATEAGQTQIAQLVALGIDQSWATMTGTDEEVNTIINSSIESTTATLKAAGYYPVFSLESNQLPVYDAASPTMMRVPAEGTLVSLLALNKALLLGELILTGGDLDITKLKDYLPVIDTTKGTYEFLEKGDVDDVKTAIDGYNSYLKEEASSRDLAYVDTKSVMSEAHNGGIIIDGVTYTTTYLSGNLFSLDGAHLTQRGYAVIGNYTIQAINAKYGAKIPQIQQNDFPVVETTVVPTPAAAN; this is encoded by the coding sequence ATGACTTTTAATAAATATAGATCATTATTAGCTGCAGGTGCGATAGCATTACTGTCAGCTTGTACTACAGAGGTAGATGATTTTGTAACTGCTGGTGGCTCTTCTTCTGATGGAACTCCCGTAGATTATACTACTTATGTAGCTTTAGGTAATTCTTTAACTGCAGGAGTATCTGATGGGGCTTGGTTATCATCATCTCAAGTAAATTCATACCCTCAATTAATTGCAAATAGTTTGCAAGAAGCAGGTTTGGGTGCTAAAGATTTTAAGCAACCGTTGATCTCATATTCAGGTGCTCAATACTTTGGGACACCAATAGTGTTAACTAATCAAGGACCTTGTTTTACATGTACTCAAACTGTAAACCCAACCTCTAATATCTATAGTGAGCACGGAGGTTTCCATAATATGGCAGTTTCAGGTATGAAAGCTATTGATGTAAATGATCCTACCTTAGCTACGGGTCTTTATGGGTATTTTGTTAGTTCTGCAGGCTCTACAGTTTTAAAAGATGCTTTATCAATGAACCCAACATTCTTTTCTATGTGGTTGGGCGCTAATGATGTTTTAGGTTTCGCAAATTCAGGAGGGGCTCTTGGACCGAATGCTATTACACCTCAAGCTGATTTTGAAACTGCAATTAATTCAGTTCTTGATTCTATGGGTAATAGAGGAGCAAAGGGTGCAATTCTTAATGTTCCTGATATTACGGAAGCAGCATTATTTAATACAACACCAAATACTTTAGAAAAGATGTTAGCAGCCAACAATATGGAGCTAACAGAAGATTTTCTAGTATTAGTAAATGGCTATTTAGCAAGTGCTTTTGATCCAATAATAAAAGCTCAAGTTGAGGTAGGAAGACCAACAGTTACTGCATTAATTACACCTTCTATTCCAAGTGCAGCAGGGACTATTAATGTAGTTGCAGCGGCAGTTTCAACAGCTCCTTCTATTGGTAAAGATCCATCTGTTTCTGCTGAATTAGCATATACTGTTATTTTTCTTCAGTTAACTTCAGGTGGAATGACACCAACTGACGCAATGACATTTTTAGCAACAGAGGCAGGCCAAACTCAAATAGCTCAATTAGTAGCTTTAGGAATTGACCAGTCATGGGCTACTATGACAGGAACTGATGAGGAAGTTAATACAATAATTAATAGTTCAATTGAGTCTACTACAGCTACATTAAAAGCTGCAGGTTATTATCCTGTTTTCTCATTAGAATCAAATCAATTACCTGTATATGATGCTGCATCTCCAACAATGATGCGTGTACCTGCAGAAGGAACATTAGTTTCTCTATTAGCATTAAATAAAGCACTTTTATTAGGAGAATTAATCTTAACGGGTGGAGATTTAGATATTACTAAATTAAAAGATTATTTACCAGTCATTGATACAACTAAAGGTACATATGAATTCTTAGAGAAAGGTGATGTAGATGATGTAAAAACTGCAATTGATGGTTATAATAGTTATTTAAAAGAAGAAGCATCAAGTAGAGATTTAGCTTATGTTGATACTAAAAGTGTAATGTCTGAAGCTCATAATGGAGGAATTATAATTGATGGAGTAACTTATACTACAACATATTTATCAGGTAACTTATTCTCTTTAGATGGAGCTCATCTTACACAAAGAGGATATGCAGTAATTGGTAATTACACTATTCAAGCAATTAACGCTAAGTATGGTGCAAAAATACCTCAAATTCAGCAAAACGATTTCCCTGTAGTTGAAACAACTGTAGTACCAACTCCAGCAGCTGCTAATTAA
- a CDS encoding OmpP1/FadL family transporter, with amino-acid sequence MKIRNLLLTVATVFIANAAFANGFQVLLQGTKQIGRGNVGVGYGPDASSLFFNPGALSFLESSTVQVGMSPVMSNISYRGLDGTTKYSSNSPMGTPFQAYGVYRPSADSPWAFGLGVFTPFGSTVTYDNEWTGKYSLQEISLQSIYIQPTVSYRINDMISVGGGLDIVTGGVQFKKAVSAPGGDVGFEMDGNTLQFGFNLGVFAQISEKFSAGINYRSGVDMKVEGGDATFDVPNDFIGDRLFGDAYTPGQEMKAKFNATLPLPSTIAVGIGYNATDKLSFGLDFNYVTWSVYEELKVEFPDGEYPAIAYDRKWENSYIINFGAEYKVTDAFTARAGAYYDTTPVPDGHLTPESPDANALGLSCGVSYMFSEKFGVDAAFLFTNKEQRENIIPEGVDTGGMNGVYKASAYIPSLSLNYNF; translated from the coding sequence ATGAAAATCAGAAATTTACTGTTAACAGTAGCAACTGTGTTTATAGCTAACGCAGCTTTTGCTAATGGGTTCCAGGTACTGCTTCAAGGAACAAAACAAATCGGACGTGGTAACGTTGGGGTTGGTTATGGACCTGACGCTTCAAGTTTATTTTTTAATCCAGGTGCATTATCTTTTTTAGAAAGTAGCACAGTTCAAGTTGGAATGAGTCCAGTAATGTCTAACATCTCTTACAGAGGATTAGACGGAACTACTAAATATTCATCTAACTCTCCAATGGGTACCCCATTTCAAGCATATGGTGTTTACAGACCATCAGCAGACTCTCCTTGGGCATTTGGTTTAGGTGTGTTTACTCCATTTGGATCAACAGTAACTTATGATAACGAATGGACAGGTAAATATTCTCTACAAGAAATTTCATTACAATCTATATACATTCAGCCAACAGTATCTTACAGAATCAATGATATGATCTCCGTAGGTGGTGGTTTGGATATTGTAACTGGTGGTGTTCAGTTCAAAAAAGCAGTTTCTGCTCCTGGTGGAGATGTTGGATTTGAGATGGATGGTAATACATTACAATTCGGCTTTAATTTAGGCGTATTTGCTCAAATCTCAGAAAAATTCTCAGCAGGTATTAATTACCGCTCAGGTGTTGATATGAAAGTTGAAGGTGGTGATGCTACTTTTGATGTACCAAATGACTTTATTGGAGATCGATTATTTGGAGACGCGTATACTCCAGGTCAAGAAATGAAAGCAAAATTTAATGCAACGCTTCCATTACCTTCAACAATTGCTGTTGGTATTGGATATAATGCAACTGATAAATTATCATTCGGATTAGACTTCAATTATGTAACATGGAGTGTATATGAAGAATTAAAAGTAGAATTCCCTGACGGTGAATACCCTGCGATTGCTTACGATAGAAAGTGGGAGAATTCTTACATCATTAACTTCGGTGCTGAATACAAAGTAACAGACGCATTTACTGCTAGAGCGGGTGCTTACTACGATACAACTCCAGTTCCAGACGGTCACTTAACTCCAGAATCGCCAGATGCTAATGCACTTGGATTATCTTGTGGTGTAAGTTACATGTTTAGCGAGAAGTTTGGTGTTGATGCAGCATTCTTATTTACAAACAAAGAGCAAAGAGAAAATATCATTCCTGAGGGAGTAGATACAGGTGGAATGAATGGTGTTTATAAAGCATCTGCTTATATTCCAAGTTTATCTCTAAACTACAATTTCTAA
- a CDS encoding GDSL-type esterase/lipase family protein: MSQNWKLNNYIQPFQKKGLRLVKGILTILLLCAHSAPTSVSNVKRPFVTYDFIRMDLNKINTFGDSTVLNSFYDKLKKLEKTKKGQVHILHLGDSHIQADFFSGWVRERFYEDQRFPMASRGFFFPYTAAKTNNPYNFRVSKIGEWKGQRASVSYHKSDWGIAAITAQTTESFASLTINVGVDSLHPYRGNKVEIYYPVSDSTQFLPVVQPLNPAKLIATKRGKRKLTYIFDKPISKFRIGLEKRSLNQREFTLKGLAVLDSESAGVTYSSSGVNGAKVTSYLRCKDLEEDILEINPDLIIISLGTNDAFFSPFSKERFVSRYTKLIKELRSGNAKLPIIITTPGDNFRQSKYINRDNAKATEAIFTLAKQEHLAVWDFYHIMGGLSSIERWSAMSMTSRDRVHLSRIGYQYQGELFYRALLSTYNN, encoded by the coding sequence ATGAGTCAGAATTGGAAACTAAATAATTACATACAACCATTTCAAAAAAAAGGTTTACGTTTAGTAAAAGGAATACTAACGATTTTGTTGTTGTGTGCACACTCTGCTCCAACATCAGTTTCTAATGTAAAAAGGCCATTTGTCACCTATGATTTTATTAGAATGGATTTGAATAAAATCAACACATTTGGAGATTCAACGGTATTAAATTCCTTTTATGATAAACTAAAAAAATTAGAGAAAACAAAAAAAGGACAAGTACATATACTTCATTTAGGAGACTCTCATATTCAAGCCGATTTTTTTTCTGGATGGGTAAGGGAACGTTTCTATGAAGACCAAAGATTCCCTATGGCTAGTAGGGGTTTCTTTTTTCCGTATACTGCAGCAAAAACAAATAATCCATATAATTTTAGAGTATCAAAAATTGGAGAATGGAAAGGGCAAAGAGCTTCTGTCAGTTATCATAAAAGTGATTGGGGAATTGCAGCTATTACAGCTCAAACAACAGAATCTTTTGCAAGTTTAACAATAAATGTAGGAGTAGATTCCTTACATCCTTATAGAGGTAATAAAGTTGAGATATATTACCCTGTAAGTGATTCCACTCAATTTTTGCCAGTAGTTCAACCTCTAAACCCTGCTAAACTTATAGCTACTAAACGAGGAAAAAGAAAATTAACTTACATTTTTGATAAACCTATTTCTAAGTTTAGGATAGGGCTAGAAAAAAGAAGCCTCAATCAAAGAGAGTTTACATTAAAGGGATTGGCAGTATTAGATTCAGAATCGGCAGGGGTAACATATAGTTCTTCAGGTGTAAATGGAGCAAAGGTTACTTCTTATTTAAGATGTAAAGATTTAGAAGAAGATATATTAGAAATTAACCCAGATCTAATTATCATCTCTTTAGGTACTAATGATGCATTTTTTTCTCCATTTAGTAAAGAACGCTTTGTTTCAAGATATACTAAATTGATTAAAGAATTGAGAAGTGGTAATGCTAAATTGCCAATAATAATTACTACACCAGGTGATAATTTTAGACAGTCGAAGTATATTAATAGAGACAATGCTAAAGCTACTGAAGCAATTTTTACCTTAGCTAAACAAGAACATCTTGCTGTTTGGGATTTCTACCATATTATGGGAGGGTTGTCATCTATTGAAAGATGGAGTGCAATGTCTATGACTTCGAGAGATAGAGTCCACTTAAGTAGAATAGGATATCAGTACCAAGGGGAGTTATTTTATAGAGCTTTATTATCTACTTATAATAATTAA
- a CDS encoding D-glycero-alpha-D-manno-heptose-1,7-bisphosphate 7-phosphatase, whose protein sequence is MEKNKCVFLDRDGVLNKDYVDYAYTLEKFEVLPGVSEALQKLKDAGFKLVILTNQSGIVKGIYKKEDVFICHDALQKECNNAIDDMFYAPLHEKWSNSLSRKPGTLMFERAIYKYNADMENTWMIGDKERDLIPAEKVGIKYRIQVDNPLVENTVATHHAKNLIDAVDRIILADK, encoded by the coding sequence ATGGAAAAAAATAAGTGTGTATTCTTAGACAGAGATGGAGTATTAAATAAAGATTATGTGGATTACGCATATACTTTAGAAAAATTTGAGGTACTTCCGGGAGTTTCAGAAGCATTACAGAAATTAAAAGATGCAGGTTTTAAGCTTGTTATTTTAACAAATCAGTCTGGAATAGTAAAAGGAATTTATAAAAAAGAAGATGTTTTTATTTGTCATGATGCACTACAAAAAGAGTGTAATAATGCAATAGATGATATGTTTTATGCTCCTTTACATGAAAAATGGTCTAATTCTTTAAGTCGTAAACCAGGTACTTTAATGTTTGAAAGAGCAATATATAAGTACAACGCTGATATGGAAAATACATGGATGATAGGTGACAAAGAAAGGGATTTAATTCCAGCTGAAAAAGTAGGTATTAAGTACCGTATTCAAGTTGACAACCCATTAGTAGAAAATACAGTAGCAACACACCATGCTAAAAACTTAATAGATGCTGTGGATAGAATTATTCTTGCAGATAAGTAA
- a CDS encoding Ldh family oxidoreductase has translation MSDNTNLLPYKTLLSFSKNVFLAMGCPEKDAELASNVLLSADLRGVDSHGVARLIGYVRLWEAGRINPTPKVKIVHETPSTATVDGDAGLGLVVAPQAMQIAIDKAEKVGTGWVSVKNSNHYGIAGYHAMMALEHDMIGISMTNASPLVSPTFSTERLLGTNPIAMAIPAGEEPPFVADFATTTAANGKLEILQRKEEDAPVGWVQDKEGVSTTNPAALKSGGALLPLGSDRLRSSHKGYCLGSMVDILSSVLSGAGYGPWAPPFVSFLPLPEDPVGEGLGHFFGAMRVDGFRPKSEFKSHMDNWIRRFKNADTVEGQERVLIPGDPEREIQHERLTLGIPVLSPVIRDLEKVGSKFKLTL, from the coding sequence ATGTCCGACAATACGAATCTTCTACCATACAAAACTCTTTTATCTTTTAGTAAAAATGTATTTCTAGCAATGGGCTGTCCAGAAAAGGATGCTGAATTGGCTTCTAACGTTTTACTATCTGCTGATTTAAGAGGTGTCGATTCTCATGGTGTTGCCAGATTAATAGGATATGTTAGACTTTGGGAAGCAGGTAGAATAAACCCTACTCCAAAAGTTAAAATTGTACACGAAACTCCAAGTACTGCTACAGTAGATGGAGATGCAGGACTAGGTTTGGTTGTTGCTCCACAAGCAATGCAAATTGCTATTGATAAGGCTGAAAAAGTAGGTACTGGATGGGTTTCTGTCAAAAACTCAAATCATTACGGAATTGCAGGCTATCATGCTATGATGGCTTTAGAACACGATATGATTGGAATTTCTATGACGAATGCAAGTCCTTTGGTATCCCCAACTTTCTCTACTGAAAGACTACTTGGAACCAACCCAATAGCAATGGCAATCCCTGCCGGAGAAGAACCTCCTTTTGTAGCTGATTTTGCTACAACTACAGCCGCAAATGGTAAATTAGAAATCCTACAACGTAAGGAAGAAGATGCTCCAGTTGGCTGGGTACAAGATAAAGAAGGAGTTTCTACAACAAACCCTGCTGCATTAAAAAGTGGTGGAGCATTATTACCGCTAGGTAGTGATAGATTAAGAAGTAGCCACAAAGGATATTGTTTAGGAAGTATGGTAGATATTTTATCTTCTGTATTATCTGGAGCAGGTTACGGTCCATGGGCCCCTCCTTTTGTTAGCTTCTTACCATTACCTGAAGATCCTGTTGGAGAAGGGTTGGGTCACTTTTTTGGAGCAATGCGTGTAGATGGATTTAGACCTAAGTCTGAATTTAAATCTCATATGGACAACTGGATCAGAAGATTTAAAAATGCTGATACTGTTGAAGGGCAAGAACGCGTATTAATACCTGGTGATCCTGAGCGTGAAATTCAACATGAAAGACTTACTTTGGGTATTCCTGTATTATCACCTGTTATAAGAGATTTAGAAAAAGTAGGAAGCAAATTTAAACTTACACTTTAA
- a CDS encoding glycosyltransferase has product MNPTVSILVAARNEEGTIRQCLESLTNQSVNNNVCIEIIIGNDSSTDLTTEIIAEFVSEYSFIQSFIVPKNITYNGKVNVLNYISDLACGHYYLFADADVVYPPSWVENMLISLKNADITTGVTVVEGATLWMKFQKLDWMLALNQIHILSKLGIPLTAMGNNMGVKSEKFVDIGGFRNIPFSVAEDFALFNTIVKNKGSFCQLFDVSVLAKTKGMTTYFEWLQQRWRWMQGAKKLSLFFKTLNYLNIIFYPILLILMLFYPIVGVVMLNIYVLKCCYLMYIQKKLKEKIHWRATFLFDFYHCISYCGLLIYGLRNPSVEWKNRVYKPE; this is encoded by the coding sequence ATGAATCCGACAGTTAGTATTTTGGTTGCTGCTCGTAATGAGGAAGGTACAATTAGACAATGTTTAGAGAGTTTGACAAATCAATCTGTTAATAACAATGTATGTATTGAAATTATAATTGGTAATGATTCCTCTACGGATTTAACTACTGAAATCATTGCAGAATTTGTTTCAGAATATTCATTTATACAGTCCTTTATAGTACCAAAAAATATAACTTATAATGGAAAGGTTAATGTTCTTAATTATATAAGTGATTTAGCCTGTGGACACTACTACTTATTTGCTGATGCAGATGTTGTATATCCCCCATCTTGGGTAGAAAACATGCTTATCTCTTTAAAAAATGCAGATATTACTACAGGAGTAACAGTTGTAGAAGGAGCGACTCTATGGATGAAATTTCAGAAATTAGATTGGATGTTGGCGTTAAATCAAATACATATACTTTCCAAATTAGGTATTCCGTTAACAGCAATGGGCAACAATATGGGTGTAAAATCAGAAAAATTTGTTGATATAGGCGGTTTTAGGAATATTCCTTTTTCTGTAGCCGAAGATTTTGCATTATTCAATACTATAGTTAAAAATAAAGGTTCTTTTTGTCAACTTTTTGATGTATCTGTTTTGGCTAAAACGAAAGGAATGACAACGTATTTTGAGTGGCTACAACAACGTTGGAGGTGGATGCAAGGAGCAAAAAAACTTTCATTATTTTTCAAAACTTTAAATTATTTAAACATTATATTTTACCCAATTTTATTAATTCTGATGCTTTTCTATCCAATAGTAGGTGTAGTAATGTTGAATATATATGTATTAAAGTGTTGTTACTTAATGTATATTCAGAAAAAGTTGAAAGAAAAAATACATTGGAGAGCAACTTTTTTGTTCGATTTTTATCATTGTATATCATATTGTGGCTTATTGATTTATGGACTCAGAAACCCATCTGTAGAGTGGAAAAATAGAGTATATAAACCTGAATAA
- a CDS encoding SGNH/GDSL hydrolase family protein, whose product MKITPLKILQILVYIGLMMGLVLMMSPEEINVFGTTVRVPTLSDVLPESLITENEEIEIIDEEYLDEDSLTVDMTSVDEASTWIPVEEKPLTVRTPKGAVAIEYPNNDMSALDNFFKGLSSISDEGELVRVLHYGDSQLEGDRMTERLRKNLQEQFGGCGVGLVPIIELKNMRTTLNQTYSDNWEQFLCFGPKKYRGKHNDYGFFGKYFTYEGTEATLSFEKAPYSKTAHKNFEKFKVYMRNTVANVNLGYKMNGAEGETKEIEASSEAKAIPLPISGTLGELELKFKSDVSPEVYGVSFDCTTGIAVDNIPMRGSSGTDFTKIRKDHLSSLLENMDVKLLVLQFGVNVVPQEAESYNYYERLIVRQLKYFKEVAPELNVLIIGVSDMAKKNGSKIESYSNIDAVRAAERRAANKMGAAYWDLYLAMGGKNSIVKWADKKPAWAGKDYTHFTRKGANYIGDMLYNELMREYQRYKNRDESELETK is encoded by the coding sequence ATGAAAATTACGCCTCTTAAGATATTACAAATACTCGTTTATATCGGCTTAATGATGGGACTAGTTCTTATGATGTCTCCAGAAGAAATAAATGTTTTTGGAACTACAGTTCGTGTACCAACATTAAGTGACGTCCTTCCTGAAAGTTTAATTACAGAAAATGAAGAGATAGAAATAATTGATGAGGAATATCTTGATGAAGATTCACTTACTGTTGATATGACTAGTGTTGATGAAGCATCAACATGGATACCTGTAGAAGAAAAACCTTTAACCGTTAGAACACCAAAAGGTGCGGTAGCTATTGAATATCCAAATAATGATATGTCAGCTTTGGATAACTTTTTTAAAGGTTTATCATCAATTTCTGATGAAGGAGAATTAGTTCGTGTTTTACATTATGGAGATTCTCAATTAGAAGGTGATCGAATGACAGAGCGATTAAGAAAAAATTTACAAGAACAGTTTGGAGGTTGTGGTGTTGGTTTAGTTCCAATTATTGAATTAAAAAATATGCGTACAACTTTAAATCAAACGTATAGTGATAATTGGGAACAATTTTTATGTTTTGGTCCAAAAAAATATAGAGGGAAGCATAATGATTATGGTTTCTTTGGAAAATATTTTACCTACGAAGGAACAGAAGCAACTTTATCTTTTGAGAAGGCACCTTATTCTAAAACAGCTCATAAGAATTTTGAGAAGTTTAAAGTTTACATGAGAAATACTGTAGCGAATGTAAATTTAGGTTATAAAATGAATGGAGCTGAAGGGGAGACAAAAGAGATTGAAGCATCTTCTGAAGCAAAAGCTATTCCACTACCAATTTCAGGAACGTTAGGAGAGTTAGAATTAAAATTTAAATCAGATGTCTCTCCAGAAGTATATGGTGTGAGCTTTGACTGTACTACTGGTATAGCCGTCGATAATATACCTATGAGAGGTAGTTCGGGAACAGATTTTACAAAAATAAGAAAGGATCATCTTTCATCTTTATTAGAAAATATGGATGTAAAATTACTTGTCTTGCAGTTTGGTGTAAATGTGGTTCCACAAGAAGCAGAAAGTTATAATTATTATGAACGCTTAATTGTCAGACAATTAAAATATTTTAAGGAAGTAGCCCCAGAATTAAATGTACTAATTATTGGTGTTTCTGATATGGCAAAGAAAAATGGCTCAAAGATTGAATCATATTCAAATATAGATGCAGTGAGAGCTGCAGAAAGAAGAGCAGCTAACAAAATGGGGGCGGCTTATTGGGACTTATATCTTGCAATGGGTGGTAAAAACTCAATTGTAAAATGGGCTGATAAAAAACCAGCATGGGCAGGTAAAGATTATACGCACTTTACAAGAAAAGGAGCGAATTATATAGGAGATATGCTCTATAATGAACTAATGAGAGAATATCAACGCTATAAGAATAGAGATGAGTCAGAATTGGAAACTAAATAA
- a CDS encoding GAF domain-containing protein — protein MAEELFIPQNSNKSEVYDSILPQIKGLISIETDLIANLSNTCAVLNQTFSHLWIGFYLVKGGELVLGPFQGPIACTRIKKGKGVCGTAWADAKTYVVDDVEAFPGHIACSSASKSEIVVPVIKDNQVVAVLDIDSDQIGTFDSEDQLYLEKLATYLASKWQ, from the coding sequence ATGGCTGAAGAACTTTTCATTCCACAAAATAGTAATAAATCAGAAGTTTACGATAGTATTCTTCCACAAATTAAAGGGCTAATTTCTATAGAAACAGACCTAATTGCCAATTTATCGAATACTTGTGCTGTATTAAATCAAACATTTAGCCATTTATGGATAGGCTTTTATTTAGTTAAAGGAGGCGAACTAGTTTTGGGTCCTTTTCAAGGGCCTATAGCATGTACTAGAATAAAAAAAGGAAAAGGTGTTTGTGGTACTGCATGGGCTGATGCTAAAACTTATGTTGTTGATGATGTAGAAGCTTTTCCTGGGCATATTGCTTGTAGTTCAGCCTCTAAATCAGAAATAGTTGTACCTGTTATTAAAGACAATCAAGTTGTTGCTGTATTAGATATAGATAGTGATCAAATTGGAACATTTGATAGTGAAGACCAACTTTATCTAGAAAAACTTGCTACTTATTTAGCAAGTAAATGGCAATAA